One region of Cheilinus undulatus linkage group 4, ASM1832078v1, whole genome shotgun sequence genomic DNA includes:
- the klhl2 gene encoding kelch-like protein 2 translates to MVHAAGPSFQPLNNTGIMDSHPLCTRLCPHTLDKEDGVERQGPVTLNPRHMRKAFKVMNELRSQSLLCDVTIVAEDVEISAHRVVLAAGSPYFHAMFTGEMAESRAKRVRIKEMDGWTLGLLVDYIYTAEIQVTEENVQALLPAAGLLQLNEVKKACCEFLSSQLHPSNCLGIRAFADLHACSQLLTQANSYAEQHFTEVVGSEEFLNLGMEQVSSLIASDKLTIPTEEKVFEAVIAWVNHDKDVRQEHLAHLMEHVRLPLLSREYLVQRVEEESLIKNSSACKDYLIEAMKYHLLPADQRALMKTARTRMRTPACCPKVMVVVGGQAPKAIRSVECFDFEEQRWYQVAELPTRRCRAGVVYVGGCVYAVGGFNGSLRVRTVDCYDPMMDRWTSVSSMQDRRSTLGAAVLNGLLYAVGGFDGSTGLSTVEAYNTKTDEWFHVLPMSTRRSSVGVGVVNGILYAVGGYDGATRQCLSTVEAYNPKSNTWSYIAEMGTRRSGAGVGVLKGLLYAVGGHDGPLVRKSCEVYDPASNSWRQVADMNMCRRNAGVCAVNNFLYVVGGDDGSCNLASVEFYNPNTDKWTLLPTCMSTGRSYAGVTIIDKPL, encoded by the exons GTGCACCAGACTCTGTCCACACACTCTGGACAAAGAAGATGGAGTGGAGAGGCAGGGTCCCGTCACCCTCAACCCTCGGCACATGAGGAAGGCGTTCAAAGTCATGAATGAGCTGCGCAG CCAGAGCTTGTTGTGTGATGTGACCATAGTGGCAGAGGATGTAGAGATCTCTGCTCACAGGGTGGTGCTGGCTGCAGGGAGCCCATATTTCCATGCTATGTTCACTG GTGAAATGGCAGAGAGCAGGGCAAAGCGAGTGAGGATAAAGGAGATGGACGGCTGGACTCTGGGCTTGCTGGTGGACTACATCTACACAGCAGAGATACAGGTCACCGAGGAGAATGTGCAG GCGTTGCTTCCTGCAGCCGGTCTCCTCCAGCTGAACGAGGTGAAAAAAGCGTGTTGTGAGTTTCTGAGCTCTCAGCTTCATCCGTCCAACTGTCTGGGAATACGAGCGTTTGCTGACCTGCATGCCTGCTCTCAGCTGCTCACACAGGCCAACAGCTACGCAG AACAACATTTCACAGAGGTGGTAGGGAGTGAAGAGTTCCTCAATCTGGGAATGGAGCAGGTGTCCAGCCTGATCGCTAGTGACAAGCTCACCATCCCCACCGAGGAGAag gtCTTTGAGGCAGTGATAGCCTGGGTGAACCATGACAAAGACGTCCGACAGGAACACTTGGCTCACCTGATGGAACATGTTCGTCTACCGCTTCTCTCCAGAGAATACCTGGTGCAG CGGGTGGAGGAGGAGTCTCTGATTAAGAACAGCAGTGCATGTAAAGATTACCTGATCGAGGCCATGAAGTATCACCTGCTGCCAGCTGACCAGAGGGCTCTGATGAAAACTGCACGCACGCGCATGAGAACTCCAGCCTGCTGTCCTAAG GTGATGGTGGTGGTTGGAGGCCAGGCTCCAAAGGCGATCCGCAGTGTGGAGTGTTTTGACTTTGAAGAGCAACGATGGTACCAGGTGGCTGAGCTCCCAACCAGGAGGTGCAGAGCAG GCGTGGTGTACGTAGGTGGCTGTGTGTATGCAGTTGGTGGTTTCAACGGTTCTCTGCGAGTGCGAACGGTCGACTGCTATGACCCGATGATGGACCGCTGGACGAGCGTGAGCAGCATGCAGGACCGCCGATCCACACTTGGGGCAGCTGTGCTCAACGGGCTACTGTACGCAGTGGGGGGCTTTGACGGCAGCACAG gtCTGTCCACGGTGGAAGCATACAACACTAAAACAGACGAGTGGTTCCATGTGCTACCCATGAGTACCAGACGAAGCAGTGTAGGAGTGGGTGTTGTTAATG GGATCCTGTATGCAGTAGGAGGTTATGATGGTGCTACTAGGCAGTGTTTGAGCACAGTAGAAGCTTACAACCCTAAAAGTAATACATGGAGTTACATCGCAGAGATGGGCACAAGACGCAGCGGAGCAG GTGTCGGTGTGCTAAAAGGTTTACTGTACGCTGTCGGGGGTCACGATGGTCCACTGGTGAGAAAAAGTTGTGAAGTTTATGATCCAGCCTCTAACAGCTGGCGACAGGTAGCTGACATGAACATGTGTCGACGTAACGCAG GTGTGTGTGCTGTAAATAACTTTCTCTACGTGGTGGGAGGAGATGATGGCAGCTGCAATCTGGCTTCTGTGGAGTTCTATAACCCGAACACGGACAAGTGGACACTACTGCCCACCTGTATGAGCACAGGGCGCAGTTATGCAG GTGTGACAATAATTGACAAGCCCTTATGA